One stretch of Filifactor alocis ATCC 35896 DNA includes these proteins:
- a CDS encoding HlyD family efflux transporter periplasmic adaptor subunit has protein sequence MQKQRKRRNRRRKINFGAWNRATWLLAGVSFVLFVLWNVWKGAVFASVEIGTIDVGQVISVADKKAVIIRKEQNILAPQEGYVDYIVPEGQRVCKGTNVAVMRSGYNIEDLQDNLRLIDYKLKEKQNVDVSKDLTMEINKRNLELQTLYADLQKRIFSGEEEYLESLKQEIISVNEQKKFLEDSVQGKNVTVEELKAQKQKLLSQINGNEYYIKAPMTGIVVAYSDGYEEKLTFENRNNLTVSEIHKIKDYDQVDLKKKILAKKPVGRVVYNFKYYFACQVDKEDIDHIVSEQPVTIYVDNQEITAYLEDFHQGDDGKFLGLFRVEDELFHFYEKRCFNIKVEYQNRKGLKIPRAAVFKGKNGNDGIFVIDEAGVAVFREIRNPIAEDKDYIICKYNSQIPREADDIKLYDSVILNPIIVKEGDKVR, from the coding sequence ATGCAAAAACAAAGAAAGAGAAGAAACAGACGAAGAAAAATAAATTTTGGTGCTTGGAATAGAGCAACTTGGTTGTTGGCAGGAGTTTCCTTTGTTTTGTTTGTCCTATGGAATGTGTGGAAAGGGGCAGTGTTTGCAAGTGTTGAAATCGGCACAATTGATGTTGGACAGGTAATCAGTGTAGCAGACAAAAAAGCGGTCATTATTCGCAAGGAACAGAATATTCTTGCTCCTCAAGAAGGATATGTGGACTATATTGTGCCTGAAGGTCAGCGTGTTTGTAAGGGAACGAATGTTGCTGTGATGAGAAGCGGATACAACATAGAAGATTTACAGGACAATTTGAGATTGATAGACTATAAGTTGAAAGAAAAGCAAAATGTAGATGTTTCTAAAGATTTAACAATGGAAATCAACAAGAGAAATTTGGAATTACAAACACTGTATGCCGATTTACAAAAAAGAATTTTTTCCGGAGAAGAAGAGTATTTGGAATCTTTGAAACAAGAAATTATTTCAGTGAATGAGCAAAAAAAATTCTTGGAAGACAGTGTACAAGGTAAAAATGTTACTGTAGAAGAGTTGAAAGCTCAAAAACAAAAATTGTTGTCTCAAATTAATGGAAATGAATACTACATCAAAGCACCTATGACAGGAATCGTTGTTGCTTACAGCGACGGATATGAAGAGAAACTGACTTTTGAAAATCGAAACAATCTCACTGTGTCTGAGATTCATAAGATAAAAGATTATGATCAAGTCGATTTGAAGAAAAAGATTCTTGCAAAGAAACCTGTCGGAAGGGTTGTTTATAATTTCAAATACTATTTCGCATGTCAGGTGGACAAAGAAGATATCGATCATATCGTATCGGAACAACCGGTTACCATTTATGTAGATAATCAAGAAATTACAGCTTATTTAGAAGACTTCCATCAGGGAGATGACGGTAAATTTTTAGGTTTGTTTCGGGTGGAAGATGAGTTGTTCCATTTTTATGAAAAAAGGTGTTTTAATATCAAAGTAGAATATCAGAACAGAAAAGGGTTGAAGATACCAAGGGCTGCAGTGTTCAAAGGCAAAAACGGTAATGATGGTATCTTTGTCATAGATGAGGCGGGTGTTGCTGTATTTCGAGAAATCAGAAATCCTATAGCAGAAGACAAGGATTATATTATTTGTAAGTACAATAGTCAAATTCCAAGAGAAGCCGATGATATCAAGTTATATGACAGTGTCATCCTGAATCCGATTATTGTAAAAGAAGGGGATAAGGTGAGATAG
- the sigH gene encoding RNA polymerase sporulation sigma factor SigH: MKDTMQYFSEKLKIEYSVDLDNIPQEEWEEQIVHLAQKGDSYAIDYIFTKYMGLVRSKAKLYFLVGADKEDIVQEGLIGLHKAIRDFNPDKNRLFRSFADLCITRQLITAVKGSTRQKHIPLNSYISLNRRLYEEENDTTMLDLIENERVSNPEDIFLNEEKGLYFRKLMAEILSDLEAKVIEMYLEGMTYHDIADVLHQSPKVIDNALQRAKKKFEKAILENKFYE; encoded by the coding sequence ATGAAGGATACAATGCAATACTTTTCCGAAAAGTTAAAAATTGAATATTCCGTAGACCTTGACAACATTCCGCAAGAGGAGTGGGAAGAACAGATTGTGCATCTTGCACAAAAAGGGGACAGTTACGCAATCGATTATATTTTCACCAAATATATGGGATTGGTACGAAGTAAAGCAAAACTGTACTTTTTGGTAGGAGCGGATAAAGAAGATATCGTACAGGAGGGTCTGATAGGCCTACATAAGGCGATTCGTGATTTCAATCCGGACAAGAATCGATTGTTCCGCTCTTTTGCTGATTTGTGTATCACCCGTCAATTGATTACAGCTGTGAAGGGAAGTACCAGACAGAAACATATTCCGCTCAATTCCTATATTTCATTGAATCGCAGACTTTATGAAGAAGAAAATGATACCACGATGTTGGATTTGATTGAAAATGAGAGAGTTTCCAATCCGGAAGATATTTTTTTGAATGAAGAGAAAGGGTTGTATTTTCGAAAATTGATGGCCGAGATTTTGAGTGATTTGGAAGCGAAGGTAATAGAGATGTACCTGGAAGGAATGACTTATCACGATATTGCCGATGTGTTGCATCAGAGTCCGAAGGTGATAGATAATGCGTTACAGAGAGCGAAGAAAAAATTTGAGAAGGCAATATTAGAAAATAAATTTTATGAATAA
- a CDS encoding NYN domain-containing protein, with translation MKFRVKKREILVVDGYNVINAWSNLSGVSKQDLSSAREMLEDMIAEYIEYFGMEGYIVYDAYNVRAKEREEQKGRLHIIFTKENETADSYIERFIAQYKNKRHFDLKVVTDDMAEQQLVLGKGATRISTRELELDFQKSRMDIKKQIEKTHIEKNTIDDILDGEILQQLDNMRKKK, from the coding sequence ATGAAATTTCGTGTAAAAAAGAGAGAAATTCTTGTTGTAGACGGGTATAACGTCATCAATGCATGGAGTAATTTGTCAGGGGTATCGAAACAGGATTTATCTTCTGCCAGAGAAATGTTGGAAGATATGATAGCAGAGTACATTGAGTATTTCGGTATGGAAGGATATATTGTGTACGATGCCTACAATGTCAGAGCTAAAGAAAGAGAAGAACAAAAGGGTCGACTTCATATTATTTTTACCAAAGAGAATGAGACGGCAGACAGCTATATTGAGAGGTTTATTGCGCAGTATAAGAACAAGCGTCATTTTGACCTCAAGGTAGTTACTGATGACATGGCGGAACAGCAACTTGTGCTTGGAAAAGGTGCAACGAGGATTTCTACCAGAGAATTGGAATTGGATTTCCAAAAGAGCAGGATGGATATCAAAAAGCAAATAGAGAAGACACATATCGAGAAAAATACCATTGATGATATTTTGGACGGAGAGATTCTGCAACAGTTGGATAATATGCGTAAGAAAAAATGA
- the rlmB gene encoding 23S rRNA (guanosine(2251)-2'-O)-methyltransferase RlmB, protein MQIEGRNAVLEALKKEIPLDVIYVSKDSKEGSIRKIISMAKEKKIILKQTDRMKLEQMTETAAHQGVIALTMDYAYSTVEEILASVKMQNKTGFLLILDEIEDPHNLGALIRSAEGAGVDGVILPKRRSATVNATVEKTSAGAVSYMKVARVTNISQTIELLKKENYWVYGLDMDGTEYTQNDWSGNIAIVVGNEGKGMGRLVRQHCDKILSIPMKGQIQSLNASVAGSVILFEASKQRGTK, encoded by the coding sequence ATGCAGATAGAAGGAAGAAATGCTGTGTTAGAGGCATTGAAAAAAGAAATTCCGCTCGATGTTATCTATGTTTCCAAGGATAGCAAAGAGGGAAGTATTCGCAAAATCATTTCTATGGCAAAAGAGAAGAAAATTATTTTGAAACAGACAGACAGGATGAAATTGGAACAGATGACAGAAACAGCGGCTCATCAGGGAGTGATTGCTCTGACGATGGATTACGCCTATTCTACAGTGGAAGAAATTTTGGCATCTGTCAAAATGCAAAATAAAACCGGATTTCTGTTAATCTTGGATGAAATTGAAGATCCTCATAACTTGGGAGCTTTGATTCGTTCTGCAGAAGGTGCGGGAGTTGATGGAGTGATTCTTCCGAAAAGAAGATCGGCGACAGTCAACGCAACAGTGGAAAAAACATCTGCCGGAGCGGTCAGTTATATGAAAGTAGCAAGGGTAACGAACATCAGTCAGACCATAGAATTGTTGAAGAAAGAAAATTACTGGGTGTATGGTTTGGATATGGACGGCACAGAGTATACTCAAAATGATTGGAGCGGAAACATTGCGATTGTAGTGGGGAATGAAGGAAAAGGAATGGGACGATTAGTCAGACAACACTGTGATAAGATTCTATCCATACCGATGAAAGGACAAATTCAATCCTTGAATGCCTCTGTTGCAGGTTCCGTCATATTGTTTGAAGCATCAAAACAAAGAGGAACAAAATGA
- a CDS encoding WecB/TagA/CpsF family glycosyltransferase, translating to MESMKILDVRVDRVNRTQALEQCVNGMEDKAPFVVVTPNSEIVVRANEDVQLKQIIEQANLVVPDGIGLVIGSKIVKKPLTERVTGIDLMGALLNHANETKKTVYLLGGKPGIAEKAGKNIVSQYPNLILLGTHHGYFSGVHTGKKGHAEEKQIVEEIASQKPDLLFVALGAPGQEYFIDTYKSVLNAKLLMGVGGSLDVISGEVKRAPEFYQKAGLEWLYRLIKEPSRIGRMAALPKFMIKVIFSKKG from the coding sequence TTGGAATCGATGAAGATATTAGATGTGAGAGTGGACAGAGTAAATCGAACACAAGCTTTGGAGCAGTGTGTCAACGGAATGGAAGACAAAGCGCCTTTTGTTGTGGTGACTCCTAACAGCGAGATTGTCGTGCGCGCAAATGAAGATGTACAATTGAAACAAATCATAGAACAGGCAAATTTGGTTGTGCCGGACGGAATCGGTTTGGTCATCGGTTCCAAAATTGTGAAAAAACCGTTGACAGAACGTGTGACAGGAATTGATTTGATGGGAGCTTTGTTGAATCATGCAAATGAAACGAAAAAAACAGTCTATCTCTTGGGTGGAAAACCCGGGATTGCTGAAAAAGCAGGTAAAAACATTGTTTCTCAATATCCTAATTTGATACTGCTCGGAACACATCATGGATATTTTTCGGGTGTGCACACAGGAAAAAAAGGACATGCGGAAGAAAAGCAAATTGTGGAAGAAATTGCATCTCAAAAACCGGATCTGTTGTTTGTGGCACTCGGCGCACCGGGACAGGAATATTTTATTGATACCTATAAGTCTGTCTTAAATGCAAAGTTATTGATGGGTGTCGGAGGAAGCTTGGATGTGATTTCCGGTGAAGTGAAGAGAGCGCCGGAATTTTACCAAAAAGCAGGATTGGAATGGTTATATCGCTTGATAAAAGAGCCGAGCAGAATCGGAAGAATGGCGGCATTGCCAAAATTTATGATAAAAGTTATTTTTTCAAAAAAGGGATAA
- the csaB gene encoding polysaccharide pyruvyl transferase CsaB: protein MYKIVASGYFGFNNIGDEAILKGLIQGIQSQFDEVEIVVLSGNVAFTEKYCGVRAVNRMSLKEVCREMKTMDLFVSGGGSLLQDATSSRSILYYLGLLTMAKKMFKKKTMIYSQGIGPVIKPSNQKRMKKVLNCVDWIDVRDGISKQTLQRMGVTKEIAVTADTVFGIIPPDLSKGLELLQSMEVIGGRKNIAISLRKWKDYDDNIVKETVDLLKKLQSTHEYNLFLLPFHFNEDMEIISRVMKGMDNTEGIHVVTESMYVDDYLSFIGTMDMVLSMRLHGLIFATLMGVVPIGISYDPKIDSFLKEIEEESAVSLETISSEVLYHSILNKMKDLENNKQKVAEKKEQLSNIASLHNKALKDLLIK from the coding sequence ATGTATAAAATAGTTGCATCCGGATATTTCGGATTTAATAATATTGGAGACGAAGCAATTCTCAAAGGCTTGATTCAAGGAATACAGAGTCAATTCGATGAAGTGGAAATTGTCGTCTTATCAGGCAATGTTGCATTTACGGAGAAGTATTGCGGCGTCAGAGCGGTGAATCGGATGAGTCTCAAAGAGGTTTGTCGTGAGATGAAGACCATGGACTTGTTTGTCAGCGGTGGCGGTTCTCTCTTGCAAGATGCAACTTCTTCTCGTTCCATTTTGTACTATTTGGGACTTTTGACGATGGCAAAAAAAATGTTCAAAAAGAAGACGATGATTTATTCGCAAGGGATTGGTCCGGTCATCAAACCGTCCAATCAAAAGCGAATGAAAAAAGTGTTAAATTGTGTTGATTGGATTGATGTTCGAGACGGAATTTCAAAACAGACCTTACAAAGAATGGGTGTCACAAAAGAAATTGCAGTTACGGCAGATACGGTGTTTGGAATTATTCCGCCTGATTTGTCAAAAGGACTGGAACTGCTACAAAGTATGGAAGTGATCGGTGGACGAAAAAATATCGCAATTTCTCTTCGAAAATGGAAAGACTATGATGATAACATTGTGAAAGAAACGGTAGACTTGCTGAAAAAGTTACAGTCAACTCATGAATATAATCTTTTTTTATTACCGTTTCATTTTAATGAGGACATGGAAATTATTTCTCGTGTGATGAAAGGTATGGACAATACAGAGGGAATCCATGTTGTGACGGAATCTATGTATGTAGACGACTATCTTTCTTTTATCGGGACGATGGACATGGTGTTATCCATGCGATTACACGGGTTGATATTTGCAACTTTAATGGGAGTAGTTCCGATTGGAATTTCGTATGATCCCAAAATTGACAGTTTTTTGAAAGAGATAGAGGAAGAGAGTGCCGTTTCCTTAGAAACAATTTCTTCCGAGGTATTGTATCACAGTATTTTGAATAAAATGAAAGATTTAGAGAACAATAAACAAAAAGTGGCAGAAAAGAAAGAACAACTATCAAACATTGCGTCATTACACAACAAAGCACTGAAAGATTTGTTGATAAAGTAG
- a CDS encoding DUF5693 family protein, with protein sequence MKIDKVLGMFLLIGVAVASVIAWERYGIESEFKAAQITADYTDFFNMVQDTDCDVVDYFKELKDGGIGSIALQEETIHAMEESPVYHISSKMKGMDLIVEGPHEELQFIKNGLEETLKESREIKFVNREELVISGMPKDYVYTNSNFVDSRGNKEAFGKTWGGLKLEMIGLGFSEQKIKQIEDAGMIPALRPIYSHEYQDAKKAIDRYFDTVSKLSPEYREKSNVIVFSGDEFLGYDESDYMYEKLKENGMYIGLVESNIKGKNLKAKGQNSLVKETHYQAIKVFTTWDYIQRRFDYEIPNHHNGEEIVNTYYRAMIDRNVRLIYLKPYLMPEGRYVTDPQVYKDTVTNLQKRLDRHHIVIGEQISPMKNWAVNPIKKIPVLVAIVAGFLLILQNVMSIRKRTLYLLLALGSTVAVIPFALGKGTGALEPIWALLGTIMVASLSGMYVLARGRLEFDKKQESRMMSGYLLGIRVLLFSVLMSVLGALFEVSILSNSQYMLDMITFKGVKISQLVPILTVGLVYMSYFGVGKIKEMGDHTLKFEDTLRLLNKNIKVWQILLLGILAIVGLIFMARSGNTSDVKPSTFELLMRNFMEHHFIARPRTKSIFLGFPTVILFIALAKQRRLESLYPILAIAIAIGQSNIQNTFSHIRTPLYLSIGRVSGEVVLSILTGGIFVWLFAKGIAFADKKKKSGERYV encoded by the coding sequence ATGAAGATAGATAAAGTGTTGGGAATGTTCTTGTTGATTGGAGTAGCCGTAGCATCTGTGATTGCTTGGGAACGGTATGGAATCGAAAGTGAATTTAAGGCGGCACAGATTACAGCTGATTATACCGATTTTTTCAATATGGTTCAAGATACCGACTGTGATGTGGTTGATTATTTCAAGGAACTGAAAGACGGGGGAATTGGTTCGATAGCATTGCAGGAAGAAACGATTCATGCGATGGAGGAGAGTCCTGTTTATCATATTTCAAGCAAGATGAAGGGGATGGACTTGATTGTAGAGGGTCCACACGAAGAACTGCAATTTATTAAAAACGGTTTGGAAGAGACTTTGAAGGAATCTCGTGAAATCAAGTTTGTGAATCGGGAAGAGTTGGTGATTTCAGGGATGCCGAAGGACTATGTGTATACCAATTCCAATTTTGTAGATTCCCGCGGTAACAAAGAGGCATTCGGTAAGACATGGGGCGGTCTGAAACTGGAAATGATCGGATTAGGTTTCAGTGAACAAAAAATCAAACAGATAGAAGATGCAGGAATGATTCCGGCACTTCGCCCAATTTATAGTCATGAATATCAGGATGCAAAAAAGGCAATTGACCGCTATTTCGATACAGTATCCAAACTTTCTCCCGAGTATCGTGAGAAATCAAATGTTATCGTATTTTCCGGAGATGAATTTTTGGGGTATGATGAATCGGACTATATGTATGAAAAATTGAAAGAAAACGGAATGTATATCGGTTTGGTGGAAAGTAATATCAAAGGAAAAAACCTAAAGGCAAAAGGACAGAATTCTTTGGTGAAAGAAACACACTATCAAGCAATTAAGGTGTTCACAACATGGGATTATATTCAAAGAAGATTTGATTATGAAATACCGAACCATCACAACGGAGAAGAAATTGTCAATACTTACTATCGTGCGATGATTGATCGTAATGTACGATTGATTTATCTGAAACCGTATTTGATGCCGGAAGGTCGGTATGTTACCGATCCTCAAGTATATAAGGACACTGTGACGAATTTGCAAAAAAGATTGGACAGACATCATATTGTCATCGGAGAACAAATTTCGCCTATGAAAAATTGGGCAGTGAATCCAATCAAAAAAATCCCGGTTTTGGTAGCGATTGTAGCGGGATTTTTGTTGATTTTGCAAAATGTCATGTCTATCAGAAAGAGAACGCTGTATCTATTGTTGGCGTTAGGTTCTACTGTAGCTGTTATTCCTTTTGCATTAGGTAAGGGAACGGGTGCGTTGGAACCGATTTGGGCATTGCTTGGAACGATTATGGTGGCTTCTTTGTCCGGGATGTATGTTTTGGCAAGAGGAAGATTGGAATTTGATAAGAAACAGGAAAGCAGGATGATGAGCGGTTATTTGCTTGGAATCAGAGTATTGTTGTTTTCTGTTTTGATGAGTGTACTGGGTGCATTGTTTGAGGTATCCATTTTGTCAAACAGTCAATATATGTTGGATATGATTACCTTCAAAGGAGTAAAAATCTCACAATTAGTTCCTATTTTAACAGTGGGACTTGTGTATATGTCTTACTTCGGAGTCGGAAAAATCAAAGAGATGGGAGATCATACTCTAAAATTTGAGGATACCTTGAGACTGTTGAATAAAAATATCAAAGTGTGGCAAATTTTGTTGCTTGGAATTTTGGCAATTGTGGGACTGATTTTTATGGCTCGTTCCGGCAACACAAGTGATGTGAAACCTTCAACATTTGAGTTGTTGATGAGAAACTTTATGGAACATCATTTTATTGCACGTCCAAGAACAAAATCCATCTTCTTAGGATTCCCGACAGTCATTTTATTTATCGCTTTGGCAAAACAAAGAAGACTGGAATCCTTGTATCCTATTCTTGCGATTGCAATCGCTATCGGACAAAGTAATATTCAAAATACATTTTCTCATATTCGTACACCATTATATCTGTCTATCGGTAGGGTAAGTGGTGAAGTAGTCCTATCTATTTTGACAGGAGGAATTTTTGTATGGTTATTTGCAAAAGGGATTGCATTTGCAGACAAAAAGAAAAAGTCAGGAGAACGATATGTATAA
- a CDS encoding arsenate reductase family protein translates to MKILLIEYPKCTTCKKAKNYLQSHDISFEDRHIVEQNPDEKELKQWIKQSGLPIKKFFNTSGMKYRELELKDKLPTMSEDEQTALLATDGMLIKRPLLISKEFVLTGFKEKEWEEALQTLS, encoded by the coding sequence ATGAAAATACTATTGATAGAGTATCCGAAATGCACAACCTGTAAAAAAGCAAAAAATTATTTGCAATCTCACGATATTTCTTTTGAAGACAGACATATCGTAGAACAAAATCCTGACGAAAAAGAATTGAAACAGTGGATTAAACAAAGCGGTCTGCCTATCAAAAAATTCTTCAATACCAGCGGAATGAAGTACCGTGAATTGGAACTGAAAGACAAATTGCCTACCATGTCAGAAGATGAACAAACCGCACTTCTTGCAACAGACGGAATGCTGATCAAACGTCCTTTGTTAATCTCAAAAGAATTTGTTTTAACAGGTTTCAAAGAAAAAGAATGGGAAGAAGCGCTTCAAACACTCTCCTAA
- a CDS encoding NAD(P)H-dependent amine dehydrogenase family protein, whose translation MRVVQVGTGKMSVFTMRYVRERGGEIVGAYVRRSAVGKDISELIGCEKTGVIIEKREDMDASLKRLKPDIAIVTTRSLIKELYEDLEVLARNHVNVVTICEEAFYPWDSNPIYAKKIDELAKKYGVTITGSGYQDVSWGSMVTALCATSASIKKIHGISSYNIEDYGLATASMHGSGLTMKEFEKEILEVNNVSEEKMKELISEANFLPGYMFPVNGWIASALELHPTKITQSAEATTHSTDLYSDTLKKTIPAGDATGLKTTVTTETEEGIVIVTECIGKVFAADEIDVNEWIIEGEPNMRFVMEKPATAEMTCACAVNRLPDIIAAEPGFVTTDKMPNLKFVRTFK comes from the coding sequence ATGAGAGTAGTTCAAGTCGGAACAGGAAAAATGTCAGTGTTTACTATGCGATATGTACGAGAACGTGGCGGTGAAATCGTCGGTGCTTATGTAAGACGAAGCGCTGTGGGAAAAGATATTTCCGAGTTAATCGGCTGTGAAAAAACCGGCGTTATCATTGAAAAACGAGAAGATATGGATGCCTCTCTAAAGAGACTGAAACCGGATATTGCTATTGTAACTACACGAAGCTTAATCAAAGAACTTTATGAGGATTTGGAAGTTCTGGCAAGAAACCATGTAAATGTGGTGACTATTTGTGAAGAAGCATTTTATCCTTGGGACTCCAATCCTATTTATGCTAAAAAGATTGATGAGTTGGCAAAAAAATACGGAGTCACTATCACAGGTTCCGGATATCAGGATGTTTCGTGGGGCAGTATGGTAACTGCATTATGTGCCACTTCTGCAAGCATCAAAAAGATTCATGGTATCAGCAGTTACAATATCGAAGATTACGGTTTGGCAACTGCGAGTATGCACGGTTCCGGATTAACGATGAAAGAATTTGAAAAAGAAATTTTGGAAGTGAATAATGTCAGCGAAGAAAAAATGAAAGAATTGATTAGTGAAGCAAACTTCCTTCCGGGATATATGTTCCCTGTAAACGGTTGGATTGCTTCCGCTTTAGAGCTTCATCCAACAAAAATCACACAAAGTGCGGAAGCTACCACACATTCCACCGACCTTTATTCTGATACCCTCAAGAAAACAATTCCTGCAGGAGATGCAACAGGATTAAAAACTACAGTTACAACCGAAACGGAAGAAGGCATTGTCATCGTTACAGAATGTATCGGAAAAGTATTTGCTGCCGATGAGATTGATGTGAACGAATGGATTATTGAAGGAGAACCGAATATGCGATTTGTGATGGAAAAACCTGCAACTGCAGAGATGACTTGCGCCTGTGCAGTAAATCGTCTTCCGGATATTATTGCTGCGGAACCCGGTTTTGTCACAACAGATAAAATGCCAAACTTAAAATTTGTACGAACATTTAAGTAA
- a CDS encoding CD1871A family CXXC motif-containing protein, whose translation MSCISKHFNQMKFNQVKFIVQISLIATAITFVCFGAYRGEVESVFTKAIRLCLECVGIG comes from the coding sequence ATGAGTTGTATCAGCAAACATTTTAATCAAATGAAATTTAATCAAGTGAAATTTATCGTTCAAATATCACTAATTGCCACTGCTATAACTTTTGTATGCTTCGGAGCATATCGGGGAGAAGTTGAATCGGTATTTACAAAAGCAATTCGTTTATGTCTGGAGTGTGTTGGAATTGGATAA
- the tnpA gene encoding IS200/IS605 family transposase, translating to MSQQNNVNNSLAHTKWNCKYHVVFAPKYRRKVFYGEKKEAIRDIIRTLCQWKGVEIIEGEVCPDHIHLLLSIPPKISVSSFMGYLKGKSSLMIFQKYGNMKFAYRNREFWCKGYYVDTVGKNTKAIQEYISNQLKVDRESDQLSIFDPRDPFTGSK from the coding sequence ATGTCTCAACAAAATAATGTCAATAACAGTTTAGCACATACCAAATGGAATTGTAAGTACCATGTAGTATTTGCACCAAAATATAGAAGAAAAGTCTTTTATGGAGAAAAAAAGGAAGCGATAAGAGATATAATAAGAACATTATGTCAGTGGAAAGGAGTTGAAATAATAGAAGGAGAAGTTTGTCCCGATCATATACATCTATTACTTAGTATACCACCAAAAATAAGTGTATCGAGTTTCATGGGATATCTGAAAGGAAAAAGCAGTCTAATGATATTTCAAAAATATGGAAACATGAAGTTTGCATATAGAAACAGAGAGTTTTGGTGTAAAGGATATTACGTAGATACCGTAGGTAAAAATACAAAAGCAATACAGGAATATATATCAAATCAATTGAAAGTAGATAGAGAAAGTGATCAATTAAGTATATTTGATCCGAGAGACCCGTTTACGGGTAGCAAATAA
- a CDS encoding 4Fe-4S binding protein, which produces MFATFLTNIHLPNFFKGVLYDGKMKQVCVPGLNCYSCPAATGACPIGAFQAVIGSSKFNFSYYISGILIFLGVMLGRFICGFLCPFGWFQDLLHKIPTKKFSTKKLKPLRYLKYIILAVAVVTLPFLLTNNAGIGSPYFCKYICPQGILEGGIPLSIADANIRAALGKLFTWKLGILITMITLGIFVYRPFCKWICPLGAFYALFNKFSLLSYNVDQNKCISCGKCSRICKMDVDITKNNAHTECIRCGECIKACPTQAISTHWGFETFKNETNLTGLLENENF; this is translated from the coding sequence ATGTTTGCTACATTTCTGACAAATATTCATCTTCCTAATTTTTTCAAAGGGGTCTTATACGACGGGAAGATGAAGCAGGTATGTGTGCCGGGACTCAATTGTTATTCGTGTCCGGCAGCAACGGGCGCTTGTCCGATAGGAGCTTTTCAAGCTGTGATAGGTTCATCAAAATTTAACTTTTCTTATTACATCTCGGGAATCTTGATTTTTTTGGGAGTCATGCTCGGAAGATTTATTTGCGGTTTTCTCTGTCCGTTCGGATGGTTTCAAGACTTGCTCCATAAAATTCCGACCAAAAAATTCAGCACAAAAAAGCTTAAGCCTCTGCGATATCTCAAGTATATCATTCTTGCAGTCGCTGTTGTCACCTTGCCGTTTCTGCTTACAAACAATGCAGGAATCGGATCTCCTTACTTCTGTAAGTACATCTGCCCGCAAGGAATATTGGAAGGAGGAATACCGCTGTCTATCGCCGATGCAAATATCAGAGCGGCACTTGGAAAACTATTTACATGGAAACTGGGAATCCTGATTACCATGATTACGCTTGGCATATTTGTTTATCGTCCGTTCTGTAAATGGATTTGTCCACTCGGTGCATTTTATGCACTGTTTAACAAATTTTCGCTTCTCAGCTACAATGTGGATCAAAACAAATGTATTTCTTGTGGAAAGTGCAGCAGAATTTGTAAAATGGATGTAGATATTACCAAAAACAATGCACATACAGAATGTATTCGATGCGGTGAATGTATCAAAGCATGTCCAACACAGGCAATCAGTACACATTGGGGCTTTGAAACATTTAAAAACGAAACTAATTTAACCGGTTTACTTGAAAATGAAAATTTTTAA